The genomic segment AGGGCCTGGCGGGCCTCGCGTTCGGCGTGGCGATCCCCGGCACGGTGGGGGGAGCGGTGCGGATGAACGCCGGCGCGCACGGCGGTGAGATGTGTGACGTCCTGGTTTGGGCCGACGTCGTGCGGATGGGCGACCAGACGACCGAGCGCTGGCCGTCCGACCGCCTGGGATTCTCCTACCGGCACAGCGAGCTCGCCGACGACGCCATCGTGACCGGCGTCGAGTTGCAGCTCGAAACAGCCGACGCCGATGAGCTCGCCGCCGACATGGCCGAGATGCGGCAGTGGCGACGGGACAACCAGCCGATCAACGAACCGAGCTGTGGCAGCGTGTTCCGCAACCCCCCCGACGACTCCGCCGGGCGCCTGATCGAGGCTGCGGGCATGAAAGGGCACCGGGCCGGCGGTGCACAGATCAGCGCACGACACGCCAACTTCATCACGGTGAAACCGGAGGCGCGCGCGGCCGACGTCCACCAGCTCATCCGGTCGGCGCAGCAGGCCGTGCTCGACACGAGCGGCGTGCGCCTGCACACCGAGGTCGTCCTCGCCGGGTTCGACGACGACACCGCCGGCCAGGACAGG from the Euzebyales bacterium genome contains:
- the murB gene encoding UDP-N-acetylmuramate dehydrogenase encodes the protein MSDRLLSALRAEIDAARVSADAPLAGYTTLRMGGPTRALVRAETVADLIAVAAACRRLEVPWMVIGRGSNLLVSDAGWPGVAIVLGRGFRGVAVDGAVVRAGAAEPMPALARSVAREGLAGLAFGVAIPGTVGGAVRMNAGAHGGEMCDVLVWADVVRMGDQTTERWPSDRLGFSYRHSELADDAIVTGVELQLETADADELAADMAEMRQWRRDNQPINEPSCGSVFRNPPDDSAGRLIEAAGMKGHRAGGAQISARHANFITVKPEARAADVHQLIRSAQQAVLDTSGVRLHTEVVLAGFDDDTAGQDRRAVPM